A section of the Candidatus Binataceae bacterium genome encodes:
- the aroB gene encoding 3-dehydroquinate synthase, with the protein MPTVRLELGARAYSIDIGAGLLDEAALYRPWIGSGQVAVVTNRVVAPLYLARVERALRRAGASPIAVVVEDGEQAKSWETLDRVIGAMLAARCGRDALLVALGGGVVGDLAGFAAAVYQRGIAFLQLPTTLLAQVDSSVGGKTAINHALGKNMIGVFHQPRAVIADVATLETLPDRELSAGLAEVIKHGLILDLEFVEWLEANMAKLRARRPQALQFAVQRCCELKARVVAADERESGLRAILNFGHTFGHAIELGLGYGDWLHGEAVAAGMVMAAELSMRSGGLGAAEVARVRTLIESAGLPVRGPALESARLLELMRGDKKAVAGGLRFVLLDALGRASLRENIDPRLVSDSIAASA; encoded by the coding sequence ATGCCGACTGTCCGCCTAGAGCTCGGCGCGCGGGCGTACTCGATCGACATCGGCGCGGGGCTGCTCGACGAGGCGGCGCTCTACCGGCCATGGATCGGCTCCGGGCAGGTCGCGGTGGTCACGAACCGGGTGGTGGCACCGCTGTATCTCGCGCGCGTCGAGCGTGCGCTGAGGCGTGCTGGCGCGAGCCCGATCGCCGTGGTGGTCGAAGACGGCGAGCAAGCGAAGAGCTGGGAGACGCTAGACAGGGTGATCGGAGCGATGCTCGCGGCGCGCTGCGGCCGCGACGCCCTGCTGGTCGCGCTTGGCGGCGGCGTCGTCGGCGACCTCGCGGGCTTCGCGGCGGCGGTCTACCAGCGCGGCATCGCGTTTCTGCAGCTGCCGACGACGCTGCTCGCGCAAGTCGATTCGTCGGTCGGGGGCAAGACGGCGATCAATCACGCGCTCGGCAAGAACATGATCGGCGTGTTCCATCAACCGCGTGCAGTGATCGCCGATGTGGCGACTCTGGAGACATTACCGGACCGGGAGCTGAGCGCCGGTCTCGCCGAAGTCATCAAGCACGGCCTGATTCTGGACCTGGAGTTCGTTGAATGGCTTGAAGCAAACATGGCAAAGCTGCGCGCTCGCCGGCCGCAGGCGCTGCAATTCGCGGTGCAACGCTGTTGTGAGCTGAAGGCTCGGGTCGTGGCGGCGGACGAGCGCGAGAGCGGGCTGCGCGCAATCCTGAATTTCGGCCACACCTTCGGCCATGCCATCGAGCTAGGGCTCGGCTACGGCGACTGGCTGCATGGCGAAGCGGTCGCTGCCGGCATGGTCATGGCAGCCGAACTTTCGATGCGCTCCGGCGGCCTGGGCGCCGCGGAAGTCGCGCGCGTGCGTACCCTGATCGAGAGCGCCGGACTGCCGGTCCGCGGGCCAGCGCTCGAGAGCGCCCGCCTGCTCGAGCTGATGCGGGGCGACAAGAAGGCGGTGGCCGGCGGGCTGCGCTTTGTGCTCCTGGATGCCCTCGGCCGAGCCAGCCTGCGCGAAAACATAGATCCGCGGCTGGTTTCCGACAGCATCGCCGCATCTGCCTAG
- a CDS encoding shikimate kinase, with product TGGGAVLAEANRRRLAACGTVVYLHARPSLLWQRVRHDRNRPLLATPDPQKTLETLYAQRDPLYREIAAIVLETGRQSAQTLAKELLSRLQDSCRLSA from the coding sequence ACCGGGGGCGGCGCGGTGCTCGCCGAGGCGAATCGCCGCCGGCTAGCGGCATGCGGCACGGTCGTGTATCTGCATGCGCGGCCCAGCTTGCTCTGGCAGCGCGTGCGCCACGACCGCAACCGGCCCTTGCTCGCGACTCCTGACCCGCAGAAGACGCTGGAGACGCTGTACGCGCAACGCGACCCGCTGTATCGCGAGATCGCCGCGATAGTGCTCGAGACCGGACGCCAGAGCGCGCAGACGCTCGCCAAGGAGCTGCTGAGCCGGCTCCAGGACTCATGCCGACTGTCCGCCTAG